One genomic segment of Melitaea cinxia chromosome 19, ilMelCinx1.1, whole genome shotgun sequence includes these proteins:
- the LOC123662858 gene encoding glucose dehydrogenase [FAD, quinone]-like — translation MIVNEVVNYFLGFLQSARNFPWLRTLLQFLSLSQALDPDGWPRSYNLKNGATFDFVVVGAGSGGATVATRLSEVPEWNVLLLEAGGDPPPASVIPSMFWSIPHTKSDWDYNAQLDKGVGQGHVGGQVFMTRGKMLGGSSSANYMFYSRGVSDDYNEWNRTAPGWDWNTVLPYFKKLEHMTDNSVFSNPYNAELHSKSGPVLISRPNYNTYFKKIHKTVLDSYEEIGLKTVLENNGPEIYGASSSHFTIADGRRSSTAEAYLRPTKDRPNLFVTKFATATKILIDPMTKRAKGVRVLLESNKIIDVNANIEVILSAGSIDTPKLLMLSGIGPSEILSSLNINVLSDLPVGKNLHDHSFTPIIFSGQRGLQTAQQLPLTITALDTFPIPIQCGFFRVRSTASPNSERPDIQIFNVHFGATAAPAILYGCRMILNYDEDICASISEVNINREVDVTLVVLLHPLSRGQIKLRSSEPADNPIIEIGYFRDKSDVTVVVDAIKYLNKFSNTTYYRKVSSKLVRPNIKVCQDWKFGSDAYWRCYVVNTPNTMLHPVGTCAMGPSGVVNERLKVHGFKNLRIVDASIMPKIPSGNINIPTIMIGEKAADMIKDDYGKLFNNIFRNK, via the exons atgatCGTAAATGAGGTGGTTAATTATTTTCTTGGTTTCCTTCAGTCCGCTAGGAATTTTCCGTGGCTGAGGACACTGCTGCAGTTCCTTTCTTTGTCGCAAGCATTAGACCCAGATGGCTGGCCTAGATCctacaatttaaaaa ATGGTGCCACATTCGATTTTGTAGTGGTGGGTGCAGGTTCCGGGGGTGCCACTGTCGCCACTCGGCTCAGTGAGGTTCCTGAATGGAATGTTCTGCTATTAGAAGCGGGAGGTGATCCTCCACCGGCTAGTGTG ATTCCGAGTATGTTTTGGAGTATCCCTCACACAAAAAGTGATTGGGACTACAACGCTCAACTTGATAAAGGCGTCGGACAAGGCCACGTTGGAGGCCAAGTGTTTATGACTCGAGGCAAAATGTTAGGAGGCTCATCGTCTGCTAACTATATGTTTTACTCGAGAGGAGTATCAGACGATTATAACGAATGGAACAGAACAGCGCCTGGATGGGACTGGAATACAGTTCTgccttacttcaaaaaacttgAACACATGACTGACAATTCAGTATTTAGTAATCCTTATAATGCCGAATTACATTCAAAATCTGGGCCAGTTTTAATATCAAGAcctaattataatacttattttaagaaaatacataaaacagttCTTGATTCGTATGAAGAAATTGGCTTAAAGACTGTCTTAGAAAATAATGGGCCGGAAATTTATGGTGCATCTTCATCGCATTTCACGATCGCTGATGGCCGACGATCGAGCACTGCTGAAGCATATTTAAGGCCTACGAAGGATAGACCAAATTTATTCGTTACAAAATTTGCTACagctactaaaattttaatagatCCTATGACAAAAAGGGCAAAAGGTGTTAGAGTTTTACTTGAAtcgaataaaattattgatgtgAATGCAAACATAGAAGTCATATTATCCGCTGGTTCTATAGACACTCCAAAACTACTTATGTTGTCTGGTATAGGGCCTTCAGAAATACTCTCATCTTTAAATATCAATGTACTTTCTGATCTTCCAGTAGGTAAAAATTTGCATGATCATAGTTTTACTCCAATAATTTTTTCGGGACAAAGAGGTCTCCAAACAGCGCAACAACTGCCACTTACAATTACTGCGCTTGATACATTTCCAATACCTATTCAGTGTGGTTTCTTCAGAGTAAGATCTACTGCTAGTCCTAACAGCGAGAGACCAGATATACAAATTTTCAATGTTCATTTTGGTGCTACTGCAGCCCCGGCTATTTTATACGGATGCcgaatgattttaaattacgaTGAAGATATTTGCGCTTCAATAAGTGAAGTAAATATTAACAGAGAAGTTGATGTAACTTTAGTAGTACTTCTACACCCATTATCTAGAGgacaaataaaattacgaagtaGCGAACCGGCCGATAACCCTATAATAGAAATAGGATATTTCAGAGACAAAAGTGATGTTACTGTTGTAGTTGatgcaattaaatatttgaacaagtTCAGTAACACGACCTATTATCGAAAAGTTAGTAGTAAATTAGTAAGACCCAATATTAAAGTTTGTCAAGATTGGAAATTTGGTTCTGATGCATATTGGAGATGTTATGTAGTTAATACTCCGAATACGATGCTACATCCCGTGGGGACGTGTGCGATGGGACCATCAGGAGTTGTCAACGAAAGATTGAAGGTTCACGGTTTTAAAAATTTGCGAATCGTAGACGCATCGATAATGCCTAAGATACCGAGTGGTAACATTAACATACCGACAATAATGATCGGAGAAAAAGCTGCAGATATGATTAAAGATGATTATGGTAAATTGTTcaacaatatatttagaaataagtaG